In Lodderomyces elongisporus chromosome 2, complete sequence, the following proteins share a genomic window:
- a CDS encoding uncharacterized protein (BUSCO:EOG09260SR2): MTSTVEQVPILVNQYVAASGNDEPLCQSYVQKVNDLFVAHKLSLLQFIRDLGQTLTSDNDMIRSKGLEFLARVLSKISQDHDKDKDKDKDENENEKETKTKTRNNLTRQDVGVMINFLLSKLDDKLSLIHALNGINSLVRSKAFVFDLHAELILDKLSTAYEPRKNLAKVRYEAFQILESLADLYMPLLTKQPICDHYVRTFLHIASGEKDPRNLVSSFKLNTTINQNFKFNDDSDNEISETHKTFISELFDTCFCYFPISFTPPANDPYKITPNELKERLRKTIASQSKFAPDSFPSLIEKLASTNPSIRNDTLKTINLCVQEYDVEAIDASWLSLWNALKFEILHNDMSLFKPTSSDIIPSDYVEIDDNDDIKVTFQTLDILRNIVKKLGNNASQMLQVVIEELVPNLVSGSKSRPSVVLLVVVGSANNSGYNKLLNELFRPQVWGKYFGVESQELKIEGDDIGERNAIMDKGQIEADAEDKNEEFTLNVAMQRDLVDNLGFLLMVHPKNEQTDLVKYKDHILIFLNQILMNSSDLERTLKVKAVQQSMRLITIPHFLTTANIELILDNMKEIIIKNVVDDENYFKTNVVVDEITKGLSNVMQETNNPTITTLVVNNMINPLLNMIGEQNKFNNIDSDEDKQGEKRLRFILTLVGDMCVNNQILEVISIRLIGMGSIEPRQFCIIVEQLYVLIEKVQLIKQFLTTSWYGNFVPRFMQMVNKMVEIDSQDYILVEKIGDLLKIIIRFIDRAKHQHVLDEAYHAFFTSTSDGSTNTFQYNSNLIETPTAYISIFNKILSAIDRSCKLNTASSLDSVTRLIPTLTNEYLRVQYLLNLCLHINKFVSDSSVIDMGIETDELEQLDKFEIYLWKLKALVMRVDKAGIEGLSHLLKLFNSYETSISSRQLIAKSLSVLFIDTSIFTNPPLPKKIISKVTNLNVKLLYKQHLFEIILPYLTLDIGETEAGVDSPISDFDLKFYALANICENVPTNVLAPHLAELSPLVLKALKSMSTTVGSEVSPIVIKSSLHILRNILEHGDKSTIDNLHLELGDLLSILLKLSTREDIEKSESSNSGEEIRRLGLIDLGLIFDKFDCEKYKRSVLKSLEKCLDDPKRSIRKLAVDLRQTLYEMR, encoded by the coding sequence ATGACTTCAACAGTAGAGCAAGTGCCAATTTTGGTCAATCAATATGTGGCTGCTTCAGGAAACGATGAGCCATTGTGCCAGAGCTATGTTCAAAAAGTGAACGATTTGTTTGTCGCTCACAAATTGAGCTTATTACAGTTTATCCGAGACTTGGGCCAGACATTAACATCTGATAATGACATGATCAGAAGCAAAGGATTGGAGTTTCTAGCCCGTGTCTTGAGCAAAATATCTCAGGATCatgataaagataaagataaagataaagatgagaatgaaaatgaaaaagaaactaaaaCTAAAACTAGAAATAATTTAACACGACAGGATGTGGGTGTGATGATCAATTTCTTGCTCAGTAAGTTGGACGACAAATTGAGCTTGATACACGCGTTAAATGGAATCAATTCGTTGGTGCGTTCCAAGGCATTTGTATTTGACTTACACGCCGAATTGATCTTGGACAAGTTGAGCACTGCATACGAGCCAAGAAAGAATCTTGCTAAAGTACGGTACGAGGCTTTTCAGATTCTAGAGAGCTTGGCTGATCTTTATATGCCATTGCTTACTAAACAACCAATCTGCGACCACTATGTACGCACATTTCTTCACATTGCACTGGGGGAAAAAGATCCACGTAATTTAGTGTCGTCATTTAAATTGAATACTACCATAAATCagaatttcaaatttaacGATGATAGTGACAATGAAATACTGGAGACGCATAAGACATTCATTAGTGAATTGTTTGATACATGTTTTTGCTATTTCCCTATATCGTTCACTCCACCAGCCAATGATCCTTATAAGATAACACCCAATGAATTGAAGGAGAGACTAAGAAAAACTATTGCATCGCAATCCAAGTTTGCCCCCGATTCCTTCCCCAGCCTCATTGAGAAATTGGCATCAACAAACCCTTCCATCAGAAACGATACcttaaaaacaataaatttGTGTGTACAAGAATATGACGTCGAAGCTATTGATGCTCTGTGGCTCAGTTTGTGGAACGCGttgaaatttgaaattctACACAATGACATGAGTTTGTTCAAACCGACATCATCCGATATTATACCCTCAGACTATGTGGAAATCGACGATAATGACGACATAAAGGTGACTTTTCAAACCTTGGACATTCTTCGAAACattgtaaaaaaattgggaAATAACGCAAGTCAAATGTTGCAAGTTGTGATTGAGGAATTGGTACCAAATTTGGTAAGTGGCTCCAAAAGTAGACCCTCTGTTGTCTTATTGGTGGTTGTAGGAAGCGCAAATAACTCCGGCTACAATAAATTACTCAACGAGTTGTTCCGTCCTCAAGTATGGGGTAAATATTTCGGTGTGGAGAGCCAGGAATTAAAGATTGAAGGCGATGATATTGGTGAGAGGAATGCGATTATGGATAAGGGCCAAATCGAGGCTGATGCAGAAGATAAAAACGAAGAGTTTACTTTGAATGTGGCCATGCAAAGAGATTTGGTGGACAATTTGGGGTTTTTATTGATGGTCCACCCCAAAAACGAGCAAACAGATTTAGTAAAGTATAAAGACCACATACTCATTTTCTTAAACCAAATTCTCATGAACTCCTCGGACTTGGAGCGAACATTAAAAGTGAAAGCAGTACAACAATCAATGCGGTTAATCACCATTCCACACTTTTTAACCACCGCCAATATTGAATTGATTTTGGACAATATGAAGGAGATTATAATCAaaaatgttgttgatgatgaaaattaTTTTAAAACAAACGTGGTGGTGGATGAAATCACTAAAGGTTTGTCCAATGTAATGCAGGAAACCAACAATCCAACAATTACAACCTTGGTTGTTAATAACATGATCAATCCTTTGCTCAACATGATTGGTGAACAGAATAAATTTAACAACATTGATAGTGACGAAGATAAACAGGGAGAAAAGAGATTAAGATTTATCCTTACACTTGTCGGGGACATGTGTGTCAATAACCAAATCCTCGAAGTAATTTCAATTAGGTTAATCGGTATGGGCTCCATTGAACCTCGTCAATTCTGTATTATTGTTGAGCAACTCTATGTTTTGATCGAGAAAGTCCAGCTTATAAAGCAGTTTTTGACCACGTCATGGTATGGCAATTTTGTCCCACGATTTATGCAAATGGTCAATAAAATGGTTGAGATTGATAGTCAGGATTATATTttggttgaaaaaattggtgATCTACTTAAAATCATCATTAGATTTATTGATAGGGCAAAGCACCAGCATGTTCTCGACGAGGCTTATCATGCATTCTTCACTTCCACTTCCGATGGATCTACAAACACGTTTCAATATAACTCAAATTTGATCGAAACTCCCACGGCATACATTAgcattttcaacaaaattttGTCTGCAATTGACCGTTCCTGCAAGCTTAACACTGCTTCAAGTCTCGATTCTGTGACCAGGTTAATTCCTACCTTGACCAATGAGTACTTGCGGGTTCAGTACCTCCTCAATTTATGTTTGCATATCAATAAATTCGTTCTGGACTCCAGTGTCATCGATATGGGTATCGAGACAGATGAGTTGGAACAATTAGACAAATTTGAGATTTATTTGTGGAAATTGAAGGCATTGGTAATGAGAGTCGATAAAGCTGGAATAGAAGGTCTCAGCCATTTGCTCAAATTATTCAACTCGTATGAAACAAGCATACTGAGTAGACAGTTGATTGCCAAATCACTATCCGTTTTGTTCATTGATACGAGTATTTTTACAAATCCACCACTACCTAAAAAGATTATATCCAAAGTTACCAACCTCAATGTGAAATTGTTGTATAAACAACATCTATTTGAGATTATATTGCCATACTTGACTTTGGATATCGGTGAAACTGAAGCTGGTGTTGACTCCCCGATATCcgattttgatttgaaaTTCTATGCATTGGCAAATATTTGTGAGAATGTGCCCACCAATGTTTTGGCTCCGCATTTGGCGGAATTATCACCTCTTGTGTTGAAAGCATTGAAGTCTATGTCGACGACAGTGGGGTCGGAAGTGTCTCCAATAGTGATTAAATCATCTTTACATATATTAAGAAATATTCTTGAGCATGGCGACAAATCGACGATTGATAATTTGCACTTGGAGCTTGGCGACTTACTTTCCATTTTGTTGAAGTTATCAACGAGAGAGGATATAGAAAAGAGTGAGTCTTCAAATCTGGGAGAAGAAATTCGTCGACTTGGCTTGATTGATCTAGGGTTAATTTTCGATAAATTTGATTGCGAAAAATACAAGCGCTCGGTTTTAAAGAGTTTGGAAAAGTGTTTGGATGATCCAAAGCGGTCAATTAGAAAGTTGGCGGTGGATCTCAGACAGACCTTGTATGAAATGAGGTAA
- the RRT14 gene encoding Regulator of rDNA transcription protein 14: protein MASFTSNASKHQAELTVNRMFADILHTQPSRSAKSTTSNKSKSASKFGNDRKASSMPTPLSSTQILSQQLQPQSQQTRLSLKTGKSSQNNNKVKKLLKKKHEQDKKFQKFIKYSMIKNKMSTDPESLTLEEHKYLKKLAKRNINALQKYSKIDDFEIEQEMSSVKNELLKDLAPKKQTRLRKKLAIPAKKGSARSNANNQINDFDYERKLQKGLISAPGLTPGLAPVDYDDDEEEEEEED from the coding sequence atgGCATCATTCACATCCAATGCCTCAAAGCACCAAGCAGAACTTACTGTGAACAGAATGTTTGCAGATATCTTACACACACAACCACTGCGAAGTGCTAAATccaccaccagcaacaaatcaaaatcagcTTCAAAATTTGGCAACGATCGTAAGGCTCTGTCTATGCCAACACCATTATCTTCTACCCAGATTCTTTCACAACAGCTTCAACCTCAGCTGCAACAAACCCGTTTGTCACTAAAGACTGGAAAAAGCAGtcaaaacaataacaaagtgaaaaaactactaaagaagaaacatgAACAGGATaaaaagtttcaaaaattCATCAAGTACAGTAtgatcaaaaacaaaatgagCACTGATCCCGAAAGCCTTACCTTAGAAGAACAtaaatatttgaaaaaactCGCTAAGCGCAATATAAATGCCTTGCAAAAATATAGCAAGATTGATGATTTCGAGATCGAACAAGAAATGTCAAGTGTAAAGAATGAGTTACTAAAAGATTTGGCAcccaaaaaacaaacaagattaagaaaaaaacttgCTATCCCAGCTAAAAAGGGCAGTGCAAGATCAAATGCTAATAATCAAATAAATGACTTTGACtatgaaagaaaattacaaaaaggTTTGATTAGTGCACCAGGTTTGACTCCTGGCTTAGCTCCTGTTGACTacgatgatgacgaagaagaagaagaagaagaagactaA
- the POX18_1 gene encoding Oleate-induced peroxisomal protein, producing the protein MSVEADGFNASALFKELEQGLNDKDAVAKAIKAVNAIIIITLKNKEGKEQSWVLDMKKEGSIKKVDGAPPKGDVQLLLKDADFVKLANGKANGQKLFMNGKLKVKGNMMKATSVESVFKQLDPRAKAKL; encoded by the coding sequence ATGTCAGTCGAGGCCGATGGATTTAACGCTTCTGCTCTTTTCAAGGAGTTGGAACAAGGTTTGAACGACAAGGATGCTGTTGCCAAAGCTATCAAGGCAGTCAAtgccatcatcatcatcaccttGAAGAACAAGGAAGGTAAAGAACAATCATGGGTCTTGGACATGAAGAAGGAAGGTTCAATCAAGAAGGTTGACGGCGCTCCACCAAAGGGTGACgttcaattgttgttgaaggaTGCTGACTTTGTCAAGTTGGCCAACGGTAAAGCCAACGGTCAAAAATTGTTCATGAATGGTAAATTGAAGGTTAAGGGTAACATGATGAAGGCCACCTCTGTCGAATCAGTCTTTAAACAATTGGACCCAAGAGCAAAGGCTAAGTTGTAA
- the POX18_2 gene encoding Oleate-induced peroxisomal protein has translation MSVKVNGFSASALFKELEEGMKKDPAALQNGIKQIQAIIVITLRNQTGQVQSWILDLKNKGTVEVLDPNAKQSKSDVQIILKDADFVKLVNGKANSKKLFMNGKLKVKGNLMKATAIESVFMRLDPRPKPKL, from the coding sequence ATGTCTGTTAAAGTCAATGGgttttctgcttctgctttgTTCAAGGAACTCGAAGAGGGCATGAAGAAAGACCCAGCTGCATTACAAAATGGTATTAAGCAAATTCAAGCAATAATAGTTATCACGTTAAGAAACCAAACAGGCCAAGTGCAATCCTGGATCTTggatttaaaaaataagggTACAGTCGAGGTCCTAGACCCAAATGCAAAACAATCCAAGTCAGATGTTCAAATCATATTAAAAGATGCCGACTTTGTCAAATTAGTCAATGGTAAAGCAAACAGTAAGAAATTATTTATGAATGGCAAATTAAAAGTCAAGGGCAATTTGATGAAGGCAACAGCTATTGAAAGCGTGTTTATGAGATTGGACCCAAGACCAAAACCCAAATTGTGA
- the COG7 gene encoding Golgi transport complex subunit 7, protein MTTYNDALEESISMFFDENFNPNIYIDQLINSVAQDQTYSKTSLTKLSHTMNQLVTHLDFSITDIANNELNSNLQLLENSSLIMNTTRYTIDNNNDNDDDDTYIDKEEKEKEKELESENEKETEKHGSLKNIHHQDSLNELTTRLQYYLNILNTSILSFSTELGEINDALNKQDEDPHNESIQTLLQLKQVKQNLIDVMQVFEQISSSLSQSSSKISNISEKANITYSTDEFQRCLNQLFDLIKARLDKTTQTDNELVSSIDNFDKLQYLFSNLVHFNPIYKKFVSRLNTEKDQYLTRTGT, encoded by the coding sequence ATGACTACATACAACGATGCTCTTGAAGAATCCATATCTATGTTCTTTGATGAGAACTTTAATCCCAATATCTACATTGACCAACTAATAAACAGCGTAGCTCAAGATCAAACATATTCGAAAACTTCATTGACAAAACTTTCCCATACAATGAACCAATTGGTTACACATTTAGACTTTAGCATCACAGATATAGCTAATAATGAGCTAAACAGTAACTTGCAATTATTAGAGAATTCGAGTCTAATTATGAACACTACTCGCTATACTATtgacaataataatgacaACGATGACGACGATACATACATTgacaaagaggaaaaggaaaaagaaaaggaattgGAACTGGAGAATGAGAAGGAGACGGAAAAACATGGTAGTCTTAAAAACATACATCACCAGGATCTGTTAAATGAGTTGACAACACGATTGCAGTACTATCTCAATATTCTAAACACATCGATATTGTCCTTCAGTACTGAACTTGGGGAAATAAATGACGCATTGaacaaacaagatgaagatCCTCATAACGAATCTATACAGACCTTGTTACAACTAAAACAAGTGAAACAAAACCTAATAGATGTTATGCAAGTCTTTGAGCAAATAAGTAGTTCGTTATCGCAGTCAAGCAGTAAAATTAGTAACATAAGCGAAAAGGCAAACATAACCTACTCGACAGATGAATTCCAACGATGTTTAAATCAACTATTTGACCTAATAAAAGCTCGGCTTGATaaaacaacacaaacaGACAATGAGTTAGTTTCTTCTATCGACAACTTTGACAAGTTGCAGTATTTATTTAGTAATTTGGTTCATTTCAATCCGATTTACAAGAAATTTGTCTCACGATTAAACACGGAAAAGGACCAATACCTAACACGTACTGGTACAtaa
- a CDS encoding uncharacterized protein (BUSCO:EOG09265I72), which yields MGASCKDQKIALAICLQRSPCVLIERNTPKDCLTKPELKKDLPELCKANLRAFLECKNGVFDMRKRMKGNAPLSTGKYDETYDKLSSGQFDPREEMRKLDVMNKNLSKQAQIQEQREKMRLEKNES from the exons ATGGGTGCAAG TTGCAAAGATCAGAAAATAGCATTGGCAATTTGCCTACAGCGATCCCCATGCGTCTTGATAGAACGTAACACGCCAAAGGATTGTCTCACCAAGCCTGAACTAAAGAAAGACCTACCGGAGCTATGCAAGGCGAATCTCAGAGCTTTTTTGGAATGCAAGAACGGTGTGTTTGATATGAGGAAGAGGATGAAAGGAAATGCACCATTATCGACTGGGAAATACGACGAGACTTATGACAAGTTGAGTTCTGGTCAGTTTGATCCTAGAGAGGAAATGAGAAAGCTAGATGTCATGAATAAGAACTTGTCGAAACAGGCACAGATCCAAGAGCAGAGGGAGAAGATGagacttgaaaaaaatgagagtTGA